Proteins encoded by one window of Oreochromis niloticus isolate F11D_XX linkage group LG17, O_niloticus_UMD_NMBU, whole genome shotgun sequence:
- the LOC100690283 gene encoding cornifelin-like: MAEKPLTDWNSGLFDCFKDTNTCCYGFWCCPCLACTLSGNFGENNCLPLCDICGPGILASFGIPLCVPPAVLSLRAAMRNRYGIKGSLCKDIAISCFCEWCSWCQMHREFKHRKKTPTVVNVQNNPVVNMQPNPTVQPGVMMMMPAQPVTTGFMTQPTVVIQTK, encoded by the exons ATGGCAGAAAAACCCTTGACAGACTGGAACAGTGGTCTTTTTGACTGCTTTAAGGATACAAATACTT gcTGCTATGGATTCTGGTGCTGCCCCTGTCTCGCCTGCACTCTTTCAGGAAACTTTGGAGAGAACAACTGTCTCCCTTTATGTGATATATGTGGCCCTGGTATATTAGCATCCTTTGGGATACCTCTCTGTGTTCCTcctgcagttttgtctttaagagCTGCCATGCGAAACAGATATGGCATCAAG GGCTCTCTCTGTAAGGACATTGCAATTTCCTGCTTCTGCGAGTGGTGCTCCTGGTGTCAGATGCATCGTGAGTTCAAACATCGCAAGAAAACCCCGACTGTTGTCAACGTACAGAATAACCCTGTCGTCAACATGCAGCCTAATCCAACTGTCCAGCCAGGAGTAATGATGATGATGCCTGCACAACCAGTTACAACTGGTTTCATGACTCAACCAACAGTGGTCATTCAAACAAAGTGA